The genomic stretch ACAAGATATTAAAGTTAACGGTCTATAATGGATTTTGGCGGCAAACTCGAAGAACTGAATTTGACGCGCGATGAAATGAATCGGTTAGGTGAAGCGCTGAAAGACGATCGGTTCCGCGAGTTACTGAGCGAATATGCCGCAGAGATCTCAGATCCCGAGAACAAGAGAAGATACGAGGAAGAAATCACGCTGCTGGAGAAGGACAGAGGCATGAACGTGCAGTTTATTCACCCTGAAGGACATCACGTGCTGAAGACACGCAGCGCGGGCGGGAAAATCTTTATCAACGTCTGCTCCAGTCAGCTGATCGACCAACCGTCGTGTGAAGCAGCGAGAAACCGGGACGGAAAACCGGGTCAGAACTGGCGTTTACCGTTCAGTCTGACCCCGGGCAGAACGGACAGAGATTCCGGCGGAAACAGCTGTGTGATTTACGATGTCGTTTTCCATCCAGACGCGCTTTACATGGCGGCAAAAAACGCGCGGTTTCTGAAGCTCATCCACGGGACGGCTCTGGATGGGATCGAAGACTCTTTCCACATCAAGCTCGACAAAGATAAGATAAAGCAGCTGAAGATGAGGTATAAAGGTGTTGCGCATCCAGCTGTGATCCGCACGCCTATTCCTGGACACGATCAGAAGAACCGGAGCACCTGTGAGGAGGACGTGATGTCATTTCCATATCCAGATGAGAATCAAACCGCACCAGAACCCAAATCCTCCTCAAGCCAAAGTCCAGAAGACAAACAGCCCATCACACCTCAGTACACCTTAAAATACAGATCAGTCGTCGATTTGCAAGATTACCGGTGCTCCAGAGATTCGGGGCCCGGGGCCCGACCCAGAGAGATCGTCATCACCGTCGACGTACCGCTGCTAAGATCGGCACAGGACGCGGACCTCAGTGTGACGGAGCGACGCCTCGTCCTGGAGGCTCCAGAACCAGCGTACCGACTGGAGCTTCCTCTCGCGTATCCGGTGGATGAAGATAAAGGAGATGCAAAGTTCAACAAAACTAAGAAACAGTTGACAATCACTCTTCCCGTCCGGCCCGTGAAAACCCCGCAGATCAGCTTCGACGAGATGAAGAGTAACGCCAATGATCAGGAAGCAGTTCTGGAGCCGGATCACACAGAACCGGAGCGGTGCGATACTGACGCTTTACAGCGTTCACCAGACAGGTTTCCTTTAGCATCCGAGCCTCAATTAATCGATTTAACGACAGAACCTCAGACACACAAGATGAGCAACGATCTAATCATCAACCCAACGGAGAACCGGACAGAACCTCAGGAACCAGAACCAGATCGGTCTGTAGAAGTGGTCCCAAACAATGAAGATGAAATGAACATCAATCGAGCAGTTGACTCCTCATCAGATACAGTACATGGCTAACTTTTCTATAATACATTCATATACGTATTATCAATTAATCATATTGATCACAGTAGATATTAGTGATGTTGATGCAGTTGTTGCTCTTTTTTTCCACAGAGCTCCGTCAGTGAATCTATCCGTCTTCACGGTCCAGATGAAAAGAGGGCAAACCCAGAGAGTGACGCTACTGCGGTCCTTCAGACAGATGATAACGCTCTGATTCATCAGCAAACCAGCGGCTCAGAGACGCCAGCGAACCAGCAGCTGAATCCACCCATGAACTCTTCTCAGGAAGCTGAAAAGCCGAAGCGCTCTTCAGAAGACTGCGAGAGCAATGTGACCGAGCGACTTATGGAGGACGCTGGGATACGGTCAGAGGAACCAGCGGTTTTGAGAGAGACCGACCCAGTCGGCAGTCACATGACCTCGGCCACCCTGAGCTTCCAGAACTCTCTGCGGTTTGATTTGGACTAAACATCAAATTAATTTATGGTTTATGTTCTTGGAAAGTCTAGTTTTCATTGTAGTTCAGAGATGCTGAATAAAGTTTAAATTTGGagtaaaatagaaatctttgtttggttttgttcaaAAACCACCAAAAATGTTCAaactgagtaattaatgaaatttctgtcattaattcctctccctcatgtcgttccatacccgtaagaccttcgttcatcttcagaacacaaattaagatatttttgatgaaatcagagaggtatatgactcgtccatataatcaacactttcaaggtccagaaaggaactaaagacatcgttaaaacagtcatgtgactgcagtggttcagaTTTAAAGGTGCTTTTATCAGTTtcgttttatacatttttgcaatattacttgaaactgtctttactaactgataaaatactatttattaggtgcaccgaaaggaataatattaatatacatcatctgtgcacgaggtagggccttcaatcactgccatgacgatccatgtgagagacgagcgcggctgcgcgctccagtaactttccacactccacaggcgccgcatgcagtgtttttgtcaggagacaggagtaacaactgcagattatgagttacctgcggtgagtccgacataatgaatccactaacacaacacagcgaatgccggtggtaaacactcatgttccaatactcgtgcacgagttttgggaggcgttccctcgaaattcttacgcatgcactcatttcaaaaactcagtaacagtctttggtttctcagtcgacgaaaagatcctctttagcacctttaatgttatgaagagacgagaatactttttgtgcgcaaaaaaaaaacaaaaatagcgacttaattcaacaatctcttctcttctgtgtcattatcTTACGCAGGTGACGCAGTgaagcttccgtgtttacgtccgaatgccggctcagtattggccaaagctggtcatgtgatcagcacgacacatgcgtgtgatgctgatgcagcagctggccaataatgagtcgccgttctgatgtagatcctggaagcgctggacgtaaacaacgtatgagaatgacacagaagagattgttgaataaagttatttttgtttgtttttgcacacacaaagtattctcgtctcttcataagttcaaattaaaatttcctgataatttactctcctccatgtcatccaagatgttcatgtctttctttcttcagtggaaaagaaattcttatctagagaaaccatctgccattttctaaaataaataaacattatatactttttaatcacaaatgctcgtcttgcactgctctgtgatgctccacgcatgacgtaatcatgttggaaagatcacgcgtgacgtaggtggaagtaccgtggtagagcgaaaaactccatctcgttttctcctccaacttcaaaatcgtccgacatccttgttttacctttttttgtaaaggtcatttgacttagtctttgacgttcactttgtaaacactggatcggtacttcctcctacgtcacgcgtgacctttccaacatgattacgtcatgcgtggagcatcacagagcagagcaagacgagcatttgtggttaaaaagtatataatgtttattttgtttagaagatgtccgatggtttctctagattagactcttattcctcgtctgggatcatgtagagctctttgaagctgcactgaaactgacatttggaccttcaacccgttgaaccccagtgaagtccactatatggagaaaaatcctggaatgttctcctcaaaaaccttcatttcttttccactgaagaaagaaagacatgaacatcttggatgacatggaagagagtaaattatcaggaaatttaattctgaactgaactaatcctttaaggttgaaccactgcagtcacatggactattttaatgatgtctgtactacctttctggaccttgaaagtggttgtTGTGTTGCAGTCTATCGGAGGCCAGAAAGttcatggatttcatcaaaaatatcataatttgtgttaggaagatgaacgaaggtcttgagtttggaacgacatgagggtgagtgattgacctttcgccgggagtttgattgacaggcgatctaaccaatcataatgccgaagccaccattttgtccaacaaagcagtaAGGGAATTTAGTAGATTAACTTTGGTGGacatgaacttgaaaaatggtgtgtattgacgtctttccgcggttgaaacaacattccttctgatgttcattcatgtttatttgatgctataactAGTAAGGAGATGATCgtttcacgagccgcttgaagtgaggcgctacagcgatctgtcacgacacattcaAGAGCCACAAAatagtatttattgtttaaatttctttaaaaatgacaatttgaGAATTTCTTTGAAATCAAAAGTACCCTGCCTTGTCTTGTCTGCCGACGTGTTTTCAGTGTCCTCTGCGATGTattttcactgcgtgagaacgtgatgtgtggcgtgagaggtCCATGGCTCGTCAGACGTAGCGACAGTAACTAAAGaaggcgggtctttgcgaacggtcaattaatgacagaaatttcattttggggtgaacgaACCCTTCAATAAAACAGATTGACCTTGattgagataaaaaaaaagaaaaagtttgaTTGAAATACAAATATGAAGAAATATAGGTGtgaaatcatttgaatcatGCTTCTTTGTTTTGATAACTTTTATTTGTTTCACAAAGCATTTGCAGGAATTCAAAGTTCTTTTCGACAAAACTCATatgaaaaaaaaggtaaaagagaataaacacacaaacactaaaaacACGCAGCCGCGCTCACTGTGACCTGAAGCTACGACGAGCGGACGCTGGTCATCTCAGGTCGCGCTGCACACAGCTGTCCATGAACTCGCAGTAACACATGAGGGAGCAGAAGTGCTTCTGCACCGGAGCCTCGGTGCCGCCCATGTTGTCCACCAGAACCACGGTGTGAGACACCAGGTGCAGGTTCATGCTGACGGCCGTCTGGATGAAGGAGTTCACACACGATCGGCCGCAGTCGCACGCTTTACAGAAGTCCAGCTCGTCGCACACCTGGTAGGGCACGAGGTGAGGGCCGTGCGGGATTCTGCCAGGaagaacacaaacacatattaGCAACAGCGTGTGACATCAGCAGACCCGTGTCTGTCCGGACGCTCACCTGAGGTCGACCACGGCGCGTGACGTCAGCTCCTGCAGCGTCAGCGGGAACGTGAGCCGGATCGTGTGCTCCAGAGCGTTGGCTTGAGTAAACGGGTTACCAAACAGGTCCAAGTTCTCCAGGCACAGATTTCTGAAGCCAGCAGGAAGTACGGAGAGCTGGTTATGAGCGGCGGACAGGAAGCGC from Megalobrama amblycephala isolate DHTTF-2021 linkage group LG5, ASM1881202v1, whole genome shotgun sequence encodes the following:
- the dnaaf2 gene encoding protein kintoun; translated protein: MDFGGKLEELNLTRDEMNRLGEALKDDRFRELLSEYAAEISDPENKRRYEEEITLLEKDRGMNVQFIHPEGHHVLKTRSAGGKIFINVCSSQLIDQPSCEAARNRDGKPGQNWRLPFSLTPGRTDRDSGGNSCVIYDVVFHPDALYMAAKNARFLKLIHGTALDGIEDSFHIKLDKDKIKQLKMRYKGVAHPAVIRTPIPGHDQKNRSTCEEDVMSFPYPDENQTAPEPKSSSSQSPEDKQPITPQYTLKYRSVVDLQDYRCSRDSGPGARPREIVITVDVPLLRSAQDADLSVTERRLVLEAPEPAYRLELPLAYPVDEDKGDAKFNKTKKQLTITLPVRPVKTPQISFDEMKSNANDQEAVLEPDHTEPERCDTDALQRSPDRFPLASEPQLIDLTTEPQTHKMSNDLIINPTENRTEPQEPEPDRSVEVVPNNEDEMNINRAVDSSSDTSSVSESIRLHGPDEKRANPESDATAVLQTDDNALIHQQTSGSETPANQQLNPPMNSSQEAEKPKRSSEDCESNVTERLMEDAGIRSEEPAVLRETDPVGSHMTSATLSFQNSLRFDLD